The Sinomicrobium kalidii genome contains a region encoding:
- a CDS encoding glycoside hydrolase family 88 protein: MKIIKSTVLLFALIAISCKSPKTSETRLKKSERQLAGLRALALKEKKIPRSINKKGENIWTRQPYDWTEGFWPGTCWMQYERTGDAKWKEAAIAAQNLYIHHKDLTNDHDLGFIFNNSFGKAYRMTGEEKYKQVLIDAANSLITRFNKNVGCIQSWDVIDNWQSKRGWKFPVIVDNLMNLEILFEVSEITGENIYRKIAVTHADTTMKNHFRADGSSYHVLDYDPETGAVSSKVTAQGHADESAWSRGQAWGLYAYTMCYRYTKDKKYLDLAEKIANFILNHPNYPEDGVPYWDFNAPDIPDEPRDASSGAIIASAFLELSNYTDGKYLKHAVHILDSLASSAYTAEPGENGHFVLMHNVGSIPHGNEIDVPINYADYYYIEALCRLKEKGL, from the coding sequence ATGAAAATTATCAAGTCAACGGTCTTACTATTTGCCCTGATTGCCATAAGCTGCAAATCACCTAAAACCAGTGAAACGAGATTAAAAAAAAGTGAGCGACAACTGGCCGGATTGCGTGCACTGGCGCTCAAGGAAAAAAAGATCCCCAGAAGTATTAACAAGAAAGGCGAAAACATATGGACAAGGCAACCCTATGACTGGACAGAAGGATTCTGGCCGGGCACCTGTTGGATGCAATACGAAAGAACAGGGGACGCCAAATGGAAAGAAGCGGCCATCGCTGCACAAAATCTGTACATCCATCACAAGGACCTGACCAATGACCACGACCTCGGTTTCATTTTTAACAATTCGTTCGGAAAGGCCTATAGGATGACCGGAGAGGAAAAATACAAGCAGGTCCTGATCGATGCGGCCAATTCCCTGATCACGCGGTTTAACAAAAATGTAGGATGTATTCAGAGCTGGGATGTCATTGACAACTGGCAGAGCAAACGGGGCTGGAAATTCCCGGTGATCGTGGATAACCTGATGAACCTTGAAATATTGTTTGAAGTATCGGAAATAACCGGAGAAAATATATACAGGAAAATCGCGGTAACTCATGCAGACACCACTATGAAAAACCATTTCAGGGCCGACGGGAGTTCCTACCATGTACTGGATTACGATCCCGAAACAGGGGCTGTTTCCAGTAAGGTTACCGCTCAGGGCCATGCCGATGAAAGCGCCTGGTCGCGGGGACAGGCCTGGGGTTTGTATGCCTATACCATGTGTTACCGCTATACAAAAGACAAAAAATATCTCGATCTTGCCGAAAAAATCGCAAACTTTATTTTAAATCATCCGAACTACCCGGAAGACGGTGTGCCGTACTGGGATTTTAACGCCCCGGACATTCCGGATGAACCGAGAGATGCATCTTCCGGGGCCATTATTGCATCTGCCTTTCTGGAGCTGAGCAATTATACCGACGGTAAATACCTGAAACATGCAGTGCATATTCTCGATTCGCTGGCAAGCAGCGCCTACACGGCAGAACCGGGAGAAAACGGGCATTTTGTTTTAATGCACAATGTGGGTAGTATTCCCCATGGAAATGAAATCGACGTCCCCATAAACTATGCGGATTACTATTATATCGAAGCACTTTGCCGTTTAAAGGAAAAAGGATTGTAA